A region of the Candidatus Thermoplasmatota archaeon genome:
GGATTCTCGCCATCGCTGATGATCTGGCAGATGACCTCTATCATGGAGAGAAGGGATCTGAGGAATTGTTGTTTCGCGATATTTGGTCCATTATCGCACACAAGATCGGGATTTGCCCATCGGCATCCAACTGGACAGGGGGCTATGGCTCCGCAGAGACGGACGGGCATGTTGAGCGCGGCCGTTCAGACGGATGCACGAACGAATACGCGATCGAATATTCGATCTGAAGTAATCAGCCAAGGCATCGATTGATTATACGGGGTCGAACTATGAATGAAGAGGTCTGCCGCAGCATTCTGGAGACGATTGGAGGGACTCCGCTAGTCAAGCTAGGGAGAATCAAGGGGACGATCAAAAGCGAGCTGATGGCCAAATTGGAGTGCATGAATCCCGGAGGGAGTGTGAAGGACCGAATTGGAATCGCAATGATCGAAGCGGCCGAATCGGAAGGGCTTCTTCGTCCGGGCGGAACGATCGTGGAGGCTACCCACTCCTGGTTCCACTCGCGGAACATCAACGGCTGCGCACGGGCCTCATTATACTTCTACAACGACGCCGCCGACGTTGACGCATTTGCGAGCGCGATCCGAGATATCGTATCAGAACGAGAGGTGAGCTGAAGCTGTGGGAGAGTGATATGAATGGCGAGAATATTCGAGGACAACTCTAGAACGATTGGGAACACCCCGCTGGTCAGGCTGAACAGAGTGACCGACGGCGCAAAAGCGACTGTGATAGGAAAGCTCGAGTCCAGGAACCCGCTGGGCAGTGTCAAGGACAGGATAGGGTTGAGCATGATAGAGGCGGCTGAGAAGGCAGGGGCGATAAAGAAGGACACAATCCTTCTCGAGCCAACTTCGGGCAACACGGGCATTTCGCTTGCGTTCATCGCTGCGGCCCGGGGCTATCCGCTCGTGCTGACGATGCCCGAGACAATGAGTATCGAGCGGAGGAAGCTGCTCAAGGCCTTTGGAGCCGCGGTCATACTGACGCCCGGCGCCGAGGGAATGAAGGGCGCTGTGAGAAAAGCCGAGGAGCTCGTGGCAAGTGACCGGAGATACCTCCTTCTGCAGCAGTTCAACAACCCCGCAAATCCCCAAATCCATAGGGTCACGACGGCGGAGGAGATCTGGGACGAGACTGACGGGAAGGTCGACATTCTTGTCTCCGGCGTAGGTACAGGCGGCACCATAACCGGTGTTGCCGAGGTGATAAAGAAGCGGAAGCCGTCCTTCCGCGCGATAGCGGTTGAGCCTGCGAAGTCCCCTGTGTTGTCAGGCGGGCAACCCGGACCCCACAAGATACAGGGCATCGGTGCTGGGTTCGTGCCGAAGGTTCTGAACGTGAACATGATCGACGAGATTGTCCAAGTCGATGATGACGACGCAATCAACTTCACTAGGAGACTCATAAAGGAGGAGGGTATTTTGGCCGGGATCTCATCAGGCGCTGCTGCCTGGGCGGCAGTGCAGGTCGCCAGGCGGCCGGAGTCCGAGGGGAAGCTGATTGTAGTCATCCTGCCGGATACCGGGGAGCGCTACCTTAGCACGGTCCTCTTTGATGAGCCGACGACGACGTCGCCGGAGGTGTTCTAGATGCTGGAGAGGCTGAAATCTAGGAATGCGCTGTGGGCCTTGACAGCAGTGATCGTGACGCTGATCGTTCTTTCTGCAGGCCTGGCGTATGTGCTCCTCAAGAAGGACGAACAGGAGGTCCTGACGCTGAAGGTGGGCTATCTCCCGATAACGCATGCGCTGCTTCCGCTTGTCGCAACTGACCGCGGGCAGTTCACGGAGCTTCGCGTCGAGATGGTCAAGTTCTCGTCCTGGCCAGAGCTTGCTGAGGCTCTTCAGTCAGGAGCGATTGATGCTGGAGGCTCGATTCTCAATACGCTTGCCATGAAACTCGTCGAGAAAGGCGTACCGCTCAGATCAGTGCTGATGGCGGTAAGGGACGGGAGCGTATTGGTCACAGAGCCATCGATCGATTCGGCCGAGGAGCTAGTGGGCAAGACTATTGCGATACCCTCGCGATTTTCACCGCACTACATCCTGCTCGTGAACTACCTGGAGGACCACAACATCAGCATAGATCAAGTCACGACCGTGGAGATGGCCCCTCCGGACATGGTCTCCGCGCTCGCCGCGGGGAGCATCGACGCGTACATAGTGGCGGAGCCGTTCGGCGCAAAGGCCGAGCTGATGGGCATAGGCAGAGTGCTTGTTCTCTCGAAGGACATCGAGATAGCCAACTCGACTAGCAACGAGTGCGTCATCGCCATCAGGACGGAATTCATTGATGCACATCCTGCCGCTGTGCAGGATTTCGTTCTACAGCTCATAATTGCGGGAATTTACGTGACCGAGAACCCGGAAGAAGCTGCCGCGATTGCCACCAAGTACATAGGCCAGAATGAGACGACCATCATGCGCGCTCTGGCGGAACCACCAGGCAGGTCAGGGTACCTGGACCTGTACCCGCGCGAGTCGGAGTATGCGGCGTTCCAGACTGAGATGGTCAGATTCGATCTCATACAGACGCCGATAAATATCGAGGAGTTCGTGGATGAGAGCTTCGCTGCTGAGGCATACAGATCTCTGGGAGTGGAGTATACCTGAGGAGCCCACTGGCCGTCTTATCGTCTCTTCTTGTTGTGGGACTGTTCATACTTGCATGGTGGGTGTTCACACTGGTCACCTCCATTCCTCCAGAGTTCATGCCCACACCCGTCGATGCGTTGTTTGGGATCAAAGAGCTCGCAACAGAGCGCAGTCTTGCGAGCCATATTGCAGCAAGCCTCGCCAGGGTGTTCGCAGGATTCGGGCTCGCTCTCTCTGTTGGCGTGCCTCTCGGGCTTTTCCTTGGCCTCCATCCCAGGGTTGGCAAGGCAATCGATCCACTGATACAGCTGCTGCGCCCCGTTTCGCCGATTGCGTGGATCCCCCTTGCAATACTATGGTTTGGAATTGGCAGTATTCCCGCGGTGTTTATCATTTTCCTCACGACCGTGTTCCCCATCATTGTCTCGTCAGCAGCTGCGGTCCTGCAGACGAACCCGCTGCTAGTCCGGATGGCCTCCAACTTCGAAACGTCGAAACGAGACATGCTCTTGAAGGTGATCTTTCCCAGCTCGTTCCCCCAGATAATCGTGAGCGCAAGGATCTCCTTGGGGATAGCATGGGTGATTATCGTCGCGGCCGAAATGGTCGGCATGCAGTCAGGGCTGGGTTTCCTTGTGCTTGACTCGCGCAATTTCCTCAGAACGGACCTCGTGGTGTCGACCATGGTCGTGATCGGTGCGATAGGGTTCGTCCTCGACCGCTCAGTCAAGCTAGTGGAGAAAAGCGTTCGGAGGCGCTGGGGGCTTGAGGAGATTAGCGAAGGGAGGGCGACGAGCTGATGGTTGGCGAGATCTCAGTGTCAGGGGTGTCGAAGGTCTTCCGAAAGCGAGGAAGGGACCACGCTGTGCTCCACGACATCAACCTCGATGTCGAGAAGGGCGAGATAGTCTCGATCGTGGGGCCGAGCGGATGTGGAAAGTCCACCCTGCTCTCTCTTCT
Encoded here:
- a CDS encoding ABC transporter substrate-binding protein — encoded protein: MLERLKSRNALWALTAVIVTLIVLSAGLAYVLLKKDEQEVLTLKVGYLPITHALLPLVATDRGQFTELRVEMVKFSSWPELAEALQSGAIDAGGSILNTLAMKLVEKGVPLRSVLMAVRDGSVLVTEPSIDSAEELVGKTIAIPSRFSPHYILLVNYLEDHNISIDQVTTVEMAPPDMVSALAAGSIDAYIVAEPFGAKAELMGIGRVLVLSKDIEIANSTSNECVIAIRTEFIDAHPAAVQDFVLQLIIAGIYVTENPEEAAAIATKYIGQNETTIMRALAEPPGRSGYLDLYPRESEYAAFQTEMVRFDLIQTPINIEEFVDESFAAEAYRSLGVEYT
- a CDS encoding ABC transporter permease encodes the protein MGLFILAWWVFTLVTSIPPEFMPTPVDALFGIKELATERSLASHIAASLARVFAGFGLALSVGVPLGLFLGLHPRVGKAIDPLIQLLRPVSPIAWIPLAILWFGIGSIPAVFIIFLTTVFPIIVSSAAAVLQTNPLLVRMASNFETSKRDMLLKVIFPSSFPQIIVSARISLGIAWVIIVAAEMVGMQSGLGFLVLDSRNFLRTDLVVSTMVVIGAIGFVLDRSVKLVEKSVRRRWGLEEISEGRATS
- a CDS encoding pyridoxal-phosphate dependent enzyme, whose amino-acid sequence is MNEEVCRSILETIGGTPLVKLGRIKGTIKSELMAKLECMNPGGSVKDRIGIAMIEAAESEGLLRPGGTIVEATHSWFHSRNINGCARASLYFYNDAADVDAFASAIRDIVSEREVS
- the cysK gene encoding cysteine synthase A is translated as MARIFEDNSRTIGNTPLVRLNRVTDGAKATVIGKLESRNPLGSVKDRIGLSMIEAAEKAGAIKKDTILLEPTSGNTGISLAFIAAARGYPLVLTMPETMSIERRKLLKAFGAAVILTPGAEGMKGAVRKAEELVASDRRYLLLQQFNNPANPQIHRVTTAEEIWDETDGKVDILVSGVGTGGTITGVAEVIKKRKPSFRAIAVEPAKSPVLSGGQPGPHKIQGIGAGFVPKVLNVNMIDEIVQVDDDDAINFTRRLIKEEGILAGISSGAAAWAAVQVARRPESEGKLIVVILPDTGERYLSTVLFDEPTTTSPEVF